From a region of the Enterobacter sp. JBIWA008 genome:
- the paaX gene encoding phenylacetic acid degradation operon negative regulatory protein PaaX: MNHMNKLDAFIQHAVSSVPVSGTSLISSLYGDALSHRGGEIWLGSLAALLEGMGFGERFVRTALFRLNKEGWLDVSRIGRRSFYRLSDKGLRLTRRAENKIYRAELPAWDGKWLLLLSEGLDKTTLADVKKQLIWQGFGTLAPSLMASPSQHLADVQSLLHDAGVAENVIFFEAHSPLALSRAALRSRVEECWQLTEQNAMYESFISSFRPLLPLLKEAAPEELTPERCFQIQLLLIHFYRRVVLKDPLLPEELLPAHWAGQSARQLCINIYQRVAPGALAFVSEKGETSVGELPVPGTLYYQRFGGLTSA; this comes from the coding sequence CGCCTTTATCCAGCACGCGGTCAGCTCCGTTCCCGTCAGCGGAACCTCGCTTATCTCCTCGCTATACGGTGACGCGCTTTCCCATCGCGGCGGTGAGATTTGGCTCGGCAGCCTGGCCGCCTTACTGGAAGGCATGGGGTTTGGCGAGCGCTTCGTGCGCACCGCGCTGTTTCGCCTCAACAAAGAGGGCTGGCTGGACGTTTCCCGCATCGGGCGTCGCAGCTTTTACCGCCTGAGCGATAAAGGGCTGCGGCTGACGCGTCGGGCGGAGAATAAGATCTACCGTGCGGAACTGCCCGCCTGGGACGGCAAGTGGCTGTTGCTGCTCTCAGAAGGTCTGGATAAAACCACCCTTGCCGACGTCAAAAAACAGCTGATCTGGCAGGGGTTTGGCACGCTGGCGCCGAGCCTGATGGCCTCGCCGTCGCAGCATCTGGCGGACGTGCAGTCTCTGCTTCACGATGCCGGCGTGGCGGAAAACGTGATTTTCTTTGAAGCCCATTCGCCGCTGGCGCTCTCCCGCGCCGCGCTGCGTTCGCGGGTGGAGGAGTGCTGGCAGTTAACCGAGCAAAACGCGATGTACGAGTCCTTTATCAGCTCGTTCCGGCCGCTGCTGCCGCTGCTGAAAGAGGCCGCGCCGGAGGAGCTGACGCCGGAACGCTGTTTCCAGATCCAGCTGCTGCTGATTCATTTTTATCGTCGCGTGGTGCTGAAAGACCCGCTGCTGCCGGAAGAGTTGCTGCCCGCGCACTGGGCGGGGCAAAGCGCCAGACAGCTCTGCATTAATATCTATCAGCGTGTCGCGCCGGGGGCGCTGGCGTTTGTCAGCGAGAAGGGCGAAACCTCCGTGGGCGAACTGCCCGTGCCCGGCACGCTCTACTATCAACGCTTTGGTGGTCTTACAAGCGCATAA